GCATCGACTTTGACGATGCAACTCTCGCGCAACCTGTTCCTCACGCCTGATCGCAAGTTCAGCCGCAAGATACAGGAAGCCATGCTCGCCATGCAGATCGAGCGGCGATTCACTAAACAGCAGATTTTCACGCTCTACGCCAACCAGATATTCCTGGGACACGGCGCGTACGGATTCGAAGCGGGTTCTCAGTTCTACTTCAACAAACATGCCAAGGACTTAACGCTGGAGGAAGCAGCGCTGCTGGCGGGACTGCCGAAGGCGCCAAACTCGTATTCACCCATTCTGAATCCGGATCGCGCGCTGAAGCGGCGAAACCTCATCATCAACTCGATGATGGAGGACGGCAAAATCACCGTGCAGGAAGCGCAGCGGGCGAAGGCAACACCCATCAAGTTGAGCCCTCAGAGCGATCCCAATTCGCTTGCGCCCTACTACGTTGAAGAGATTCGCCGCTACCTGGAAAAGAAATACGGCACCGACCAGGTTCATGAAGGCGGCCTGCGCGTTTACACCACGCTGAACGTCGATATGCAGCGTGCTGCGAACCAGGCTGTGCTCGATGGTCTGAGCGCATACGAGCGCCGGCACGGTTGGAAGGGTCGCCTGAACAACGTGATTGCCGCGGGCGGCGTACTGGACCAATTCGATCACGCGGATTGGCGACAGCCTGTCGTGCCTGGGAGTTATGTGCATGCACTGGTTACAGCCGTAACGCGTACCAGCGCAACTCTGAAGTTCGGTCGCTTTGATTCAGTAATCGGCCCGGCGGAGATGGCCTGGACCACTCATAAATTTGCAGATGAGATTCTGAGCGTCGGCGATATTGCCTACGTCAAGGTCCAGAGCGTAAGCGGCGATCACGCAAAGGTGAGCCTGGAGCAGGACTCGGGAGCGCAGGGCGCGCTCATCGCCATTGACAATGCTACGGGCGAAGTACGGGCGATGGTGGGCGGGCGCGACTTCGACGAGTCCAAGTTCAATCGCGCCACGCAGGCGTTGCGCCAGACGGGATCATCGTTCAAGCCGTACGTCTATGCCGCCGCCGTTGATCAGGGTGCGATGCCGGACGACATCATCCTGGATGCGCCGACTACGTTCATGACTGCGAGCGGCGCGTACTCGCCGCACAACTACGATGGCAAGTACGAGGGGAACATCACCTTGCGCCGTGCGCTGGCGCAGTCGCGCAATATCCCCGCATTGAAGCTGGCGCAACGTCTCGGCATTCGAACGGTGATCGAGTACGTGCACAAGTTCGGCGTGACCTCGGAGATACCGGCGTACCTGCCAGTGGCACTCGGTTCGGCAGAAGTGACTTTGCTCGAACAGACGGCGGCCTTCTCGACGTTCCCGAACGATGGCGTGCGTGTAGCGCCGCACTTCATCAAGAAGGTTGTGGATTATGACGGGCACGTGCTCGAAGATAATTATCCCGACGTGAAGGATGTGTTAAGTGCGCGCAGTGCGCGCATAGTCACGACAATGCTGCGCGACGCTGTTCTGCACGGCACGGGGTACTCCGCGACAAAACTGAAGCATCCGCTGGCCGGAAAGACCGGGACGACCAACGATTTCACGGATGCATGGTTCGTCGGATTCTCGCCGTCGACCACCTGCGGAGTTTGGGTTGGCTTCGACGAGAAAAAATCTCTAGGTAACAAAGAGACCGGGGGGATGGCCGCACTCCCCATCTGGATCGACTTGATGAAGGTTGCAATTGCCGGGCATGAGCAGG
This portion of the Clostridia bacterium genome encodes:
- a CDS encoding PBP1A family penicillin-binding protein; this encodes MAPLSTEPPPSGVGEQKFATPPSPTTKAPRLVGWLLYGLLLVATCLVGALAGLLFVYSTDLPQVGELERYRPSSITELYDNEGRVVGSFALQRRVIATYDDYPKVLREAIISIEDKDFEKHWGINFWRIAGAAYRDIMSASRAQGASTLTMQLSRNLFLTPDRKFSRKIQEAMLAMQIERRFTKQQIFTLYANQIFLGHGAYGFEAGSQFYFNKHAKDLTLEEAALLAGLPKAPNSYSPILNPDRALKRRNLIINSMMEDGKITVQEAQRAKATPIKLSPQSDPNSLAPYYVEEIRRYLEKKYGTDQVHEGGLRVYTTLNVDMQRAANQAVLDGLSAYERRHGWKGRLNNVIAAGGVLDQFDHADWRQPVVPGSYVHALVTAVTRTSATLKFGRFDSVIGPAEMAWTTHKFADEILSVGDIAYVKVQSVSGDHAKVSLEQDSGAQGALIAIDNATGEVRAMVGGRDFDESKFNRATQALRQTGSSFKPYVYAAAVDQGAMPDDIILDAPTTFMTASGAYSPHNYDGKYEGNITLRRALAQSRNIPALKLAQRLGIRTVIEYVHKFGVTSEIPAYLPVALGSAEVTLLEQTAAFSTFPNDGVRVAPHFIKKVVDYDGHVLEDNYPDVKDVLSARSARIVTTMLRDAVLHGTGYSATKLKHPLAGKTGTTNDFTDAWFVGFSPSTTCGVWVGFDEKKSLGNKETGGMAALPIWIDLMKVAIAGHEQEQFPELAPEELKKPAVGKVDTADYRPGDGEAH